A genomic stretch from Balaenoptera musculus isolate JJ_BM4_2016_0621 chromosome 9, mBalMus1.pri.v3, whole genome shotgun sequence includes:
- the INMT gene encoding LOW QUALITY PROTEIN: indolethylamine N-methyltransferase (The sequence of the model RefSeq protein was modified relative to this genomic sequence to represent the inferred CDS: deleted 1 base in 1 codon), with translation MEGKLYTGEDYKKEFDSQNYLKTYYTFDSGTVAENEIFKFNLKNLFETFSSAGVRGVVLINTGPGPTIYQLLSACEAFREIIASDYSEQNPREVKKWLKKEPGAYDWSPAMQYVCELEGDRSKWQEKEARLRRTARRLLKCDANQPHPLGPAQVPPVDCVLTLLALECACHDVDAYRAAGRGLVSLLKPGGHLDTAVALRTQRYMVGAKKFFGLHLEKETVEKALQEAGCQVLRCQYSPVSYSEAHCINEGICFVVARKGPGA, from the exons ATGGAGGGCAAGCTGTACACAGGAGAGGACTACAAGAAAGAGTTCGACTCCCAGAACTACTTAAAGACGTACTACACCTTCGATTCAGGCACCGTAGCtgaaaatgaaatctttaaaTTTAACCTGAAAAACCTCTTTGAAACCTTCTCTTCAG CAGGAGTGAGAGGTGTCGTACTGATCAACACTGGCCCAGGCCCCACCATCTACCAGCTGCTCTCAGCCTGTGAAGCCTTCCGGGAGATCATCGCCTCAGACTACTCGGAGCAGAACCCCCGGGAGGTGAAGAAGTGGCTGAAGAAGGAGCCAGGGGCCTACGACTGGTCCCCAGCCATGCAATACGTGTGTGAGCTGGAGGGAGACAG GAGCAAGTGGCAGGAGAAGGAGGCCCGTCTCCGAAGGACAGCG CGCCGGTTACTGAAGTGTGACGCGAACCAGCCACACCCACTGGGGCCCGCCCAGGTGCCACCAGTTGACTGCGTGCTGACCCTGCTGGCCCTGGAGTGCGCCTGCCATGACGTGGACGCCTACCGGGCGGCCGGGCGAGGCCTGGTCAGCCTGCTGAAGCCGGGCGGGCATCTGGACACCGCGGTAGCCCTGCGCACCCAGCGCTATATGGTGGGCGCCAAGAAGTTCTTTGGGCTCCACCTGGAGAAGGAGACGGTGGAGAAGGCCTTGCAGGAGGCCGGCTGCCAGGTGCTGAGGTGCCAGTACTCCCCCGTCAGCTACTCAGAGGCCCACTGCATCAATGAGGGCATCTGCTTTGTGGTCGCCCGCAAGGGTCCCGGGGCCTGA